From a region of the Eulemur rufifrons isolate Redbay chromosome 7, OSU_ERuf_1, whole genome shotgun sequence genome:
- the EXOSC3 gene encoding exosome complex component RRP40 produces MLAPAMAGATAVAAESLASGRARAARTVLNQVVLPGEELLLPEQEDAEGPGGGGERPLRLNAGARSRVRVVCGPGLRRCGDRLLVTKCGRLRHKEPGSGSGGGVYWVDSQQKRYVPVKGDHVIGIVTAKSGDIFKVDVGGSEPASLSYLAFEGATKRNRPNVQVGDLIYGQFVVANKDMEPEMVCIDSCGRANGMGVIGHDGLLFKVTLGLIRKLLAPDCEIIQEVGKLYPLEIVFGMNGRIWVKAKTIQQTLILANILEACEHMTTDQRKQIFSRLAES; encoded by the exons ATGCTGGCGCCTGCGATGGCAGGAGCCACGGCTGTCGCGGCTGAATCTCTCGCGAGCGGCAGGGCGCGGGCGGCGCGCACAGTGCTAAATCAGGTAGTGCTCCCAGGTGAAGAACTGCTCCTGCCGGAGCAGGAGGACGCAGAAGGCCCTGGCGGTGGAGGGGAGCGACCATTGCGCCTGAATGCTGGAGCGCGGTCGCGGGTGCGCGTAGTGTGCGGCCCGGGCTTGCGACGCTGTGGGGACCGCCTGCTGGTCACCAAGTGCGGCCGCCTCCGTCACAAGGAGCCCGGCAGTGGCAGCGGCGGTGGCGTTTACTGGGTGGATTCGCAGCAGAAACGG tATGTTCCAGTGAAAGGAGACCATGTGATTGGCATAGTGACAGCTAAATCTGGAGATATATTCAAAGTTGATGTTGGAGGGAGTGAGCCAGCTTCTTTGTCTTACTTGGCATTTGAAGGTGCAACTAAAAGAAATAGACCGAATGTGCAG GTTGGAGATCTCATCTATGGCCAATTTGTGGTTGCTAATAAGGATATGGAACCAGAGATGGTCTGTATTGACAGCTGTGGACGAGCCAATGGAATGGGTGTGATTGGACACGATGGTCTGCTTTTTAAAGTGACATTGGGCCTAATTAGAAA GCTGTTAGCTCCAGACTGTGAAATCATACAGGAAGTGGGAAAACTCTATCCACTGGAGATAGTGTTTGGAATGAATGGAAGAATATGGGTTAAGGCAAAAACCATTCAACAGACTTTAATTTTGGCAAACATTTTGGAAGCTTGTGAACACATGACAACAgaccaaagaaaacaaatcttcTCCAGATTGGCAGAAAGTTGA